The Manihot esculenta cultivar AM560-2 chromosome 11, M.esculenta_v8, whole genome shotgun sequence genome includes a region encoding these proteins:
- the LOC110625802 gene encoding probable glutathione S-transferase, which yields MEEAVQKMADEEVVLLAAKFSTFAERAKIALAEKGIKYELKEEDLNNKSHLLLEMNPIHKQVPVLIHNGKPICESMIIVQYIDEVWKDTAPLLPSDPYQRAHARFWADYIDKKIYPNGRMLWKSEGEVKETHAKNLIESFQTLEKELGDKPFFAGESFGYVDLALIPFYSMFYTYESLGNFSMTVDCPGIVAWAAKCLEKETVSKSISDPQMLHEAIMEMIKKVDS from the exons ATGGAAGAAGCAGTGCAAAAAATGGCAGATGAGGAAGTAGTTCTGCTGGCTGCCAAGTTTTCTACTTTTGCAGAAAGAGCGAAGATAGCCCTAGCCGAGAAGGGAATAAAGTATGAGTTAAAGGAAGAAGACTTGAACAACAAGAGCCATCTTCTTCTTGAGATGAACCCTATTCATAAGCAAGTCCCTGTCTTGATCCATAATGGGAAACCCATCTGCGAATCCATGATCATTGTTCAATATATTGATGAGGTCTGGAAAGACACAGCTCCTTTGTTGCCATCTGATCCCTATCAACGAGCTCATGCCAGGTTCTGGGCTGATTATATCGACAAGAAG ATATACCCAAATGGAAGGATGCTGTGGAAATCTGAAGGAGAAGTGAAGGAAACACACGCAAAGAATCTGATTGAGAGCTTTCAAACATTGGAGAAGGAGCTTGGAGACAAGCCATTTTTTGCAGGGGAGAGCTTTGGTTACGTAGATTTGGCACTTATCCCTTTCTATAGCATGTTTTACACGTACGAGAGTCTGGGAAACTTTAGCATGACAGTGGATTGCCCTGGGATTGTGGCGTGGGCTGCGAAATGCCTAGAAAAGGAGACTGTTTCCAAGTCTATTTCTGACCCGCAAATGCTTCATGAAGCTATTATGGAGATGATAAAAAAAGTAGATAGCTGA